A genome region from Synergistaceae bacterium includes the following:
- a CDS encoding AMP-binding protein, which produces MSKGKYWDPEIETLPRSKLEALQLRSLREELAHAYTNSPYYRRSFDTVGLKPEDVKSLSDIAKFPFIDKKTQRDTQGVGSFLGELAAVPEEDVVFVSTSSGSTGVPTMSPFTKKDFDEFQDVESRWFWQASMRPNDRYVHALNFSLYVGGPDVIGAQNLGALCIWGGTLPSERLIFILKAYQPTCIWTSPSYAWYLGETCVKNGVNPRKDLSINKIFVAGEMGGSIGATRKVIEDLWGAELFDFYGLSDIFGACAAQCEVHDGLHIAEDHILVETVDLETGEVIEPGKRGELVYTTLRKKARPMIRFRTGDIGWIDYTPCPCGRTHGRIHVDGRKDDMFIVSAVNVYPSDIEYVIRGLTEVTGEYKIRVYEQDLTCKFEVTVENASEKSDEEVAARVSNALKARIGVKPARVVVLPDGSIERSTHKAKRVVDERT; this is translated from the coding sequence ATGTCAAAAGGCAAATACTGGGATCCGGAAATTGAAACGCTTCCACGCTCGAAGCTCGAAGCCCTGCAACTGAGGTCACTGAGGGAGGAACTTGCTCACGCGTATACGAACAGCCCGTACTACAGGCGTTCTTTTGATACCGTGGGCTTGAAACCCGAGGACGTGAAATCTCTTTCTGATATAGCGAAGTTTCCCTTCATAGATAAAAAGACGCAGCGCGACACCCAGGGGGTCGGTTCGTTTCTCGGTGAGCTCGCCGCCGTTCCAGAAGAAGATGTCGTGTTCGTGAGCACTTCGAGCGGGTCAACCGGGGTTCCGACCATGTCTCCGTTCACGAAGAAGGACTTCGACGAATTTCAGGACGTGGAGAGCCGCTGGTTCTGGCAGGCATCCATGCGGCCGAACGACAGATATGTCCACGCCCTGAATTTTTCGCTGTACGTGGGCGGCCCCGACGTGATAGGAGCACAAAATCTCGGCGCTCTTTGCATCTGGGGCGGGACGCTTCCCAGCGAGAGGTTGATTTTCATCCTTAAAGCCTACCAGCCAACCTGCATCTGGACGAGCCCAAGTTATGCTTGGTACCTGGGGGAAACTTGCGTGAAAAACGGCGTCAACCCCAGAAAGGACCTGTCGATCAATAAAATTTTCGTCGCGGGGGAGATGGGTGGAAGCATAGGAGCGACCCGGAAAGTGATCGAAGACCTTTGGGGTGCCGAACTTTTTGACTTTTATGGTCTGTCGGATATTTTCGGCGCGTGCGCCGCGCAGTGCGAGGTTCACGATGGCCTTCACATTGCTGAGGACCACATACTCGTGGAGACCGTCGACCTGGAGACCGGCGAGGTCATTGAACCAGGTAAGCGTGGCGAGCTGGTTTACACGACGCTGAGGAAGAAAGCTCGCCCGATGATCCGTTTCCGCACGGGTGATATTGGCTGGATCGATTACACGCCCTGTCCTTGTGGGCGCACCCACGGGAGGATACATGTGGACGGACGCAAGGACGACATGTTCATAGTCAGCGCGGTCAACGTGTATCCCAGCGATATCGAGTACGTCATTCGCGGATTGACCGAAGTGACGGGAGAGTACAAGATTCGTGTTTACGAACAAGATCTCACGTGCAAATTTGAAGTCACAGTTGAAAACGCCAGCGAAAAGAGCGACGAAGAGGTTGCCGCAAGGGTGTCCAACGCTCTTAAAGCGCGAATCGGAGTGAAGCCGGCGCGGGTCGTCGTCCTGCCGGACGGTTCTATCGAACGCAGCACGCACAAAGCGAAGCGCGTAGTGGATGAAAGAACCTAA
- a CDS encoding ABC transporter permease subunit: MKSICPHILFAAFLLINLLPDRIKGESFALYAIALAVVLESIIVVSGKKLVMKDLAFFTLALLIAWMLATSKFNLLREFLFAPPGKVLRQFILDYQSLIRHIFSSLGLIFNGYTLGLAAAIPLGLFIGYSARVGRAATLISKFLSSIPPIVYIPYGIALLPTFRSVSVMVIFLATFWPVLSATVSGVMYTERKYLDVAKNLGCGKCGTLFHVVLPSALPQIFTGCNQGLSVSFILLTSAEMIGARSGMGYYVNYFSDLGDYTRTMVGVFLIGIVISVVYLAVSRLQKFMLRWQA, translated from the coding sequence ATGAAGAGCATATGCCCACACATTCTGTTCGCGGCGTTTTTGCTGATTAATCTGCTACCGGACAGGATCAAAGGGGAAAGTTTCGCGCTTTACGCGATCGCTCTCGCGGTTGTGCTGGAGTCTATTATCGTCGTGTCGGGAAAAAAACTTGTCATGAAAGATTTGGCCTTTTTCACGCTCGCGCTTCTCATCGCGTGGATGCTCGCCACATCGAAATTTAACCTGCTCAGGGAGTTTCTTTTCGCTCCGCCGGGTAAGGTCTTGCGGCAATTTATACTGGATTACCAGAGCTTGATTAGGCATATTTTCAGTTCTCTGGGGCTCATCTTTAATGGCTACACGCTCGGTCTGGCGGCGGCCATCCCTTTGGGGCTTTTTATCGGGTATAGCGCGCGAGTTGGCAGGGCGGCGACACTGATATCCAAGTTTCTGTCGTCGATACCGCCGATCGTGTACATACCTTACGGCATAGCTCTGTTGCCTACTTTTAGGAGCGTCAGCGTCATGGTCATCTTTCTTGCGACCTTTTGGCCGGTGTTATCGGCCACTGTCTCCGGCGTCATGTACACCGAGAGAAAGTATCTCGACGTCGCCAAAAACCTCGGCTGTGGAAAGTGCGGAACGTTGTTCCACGTCGTACTACCGAGCGCGCTGCCTCAAATATTCACGGGTTGCAACCAGGGCCTCTCGGTGTCGTTCATTTTGTTGACTTCGGCGGAGATGATTGGCGCGCGAAGCGGCATGGGCTACTACGTGAATTATTTCTCGGACCTGGGCGACTACACGCGAACGATGGTCGGTGTTTTCCTGATCGGAATTGTGATCAGCGTCGTATACCTCGCGGTCAGCCGGCTACAAAAATTCATGCTGCGCTGGCAGGCATAA
- a CDS encoding ABC transporter substrate-binding protein: protein MKKKIFAAMLMLALVVAFTTYEWIRVPASAPAASLEQTKFNLGHLNSTAHLLAFVAAEEGFFNEESLNVILTQFASASDLAAGLTTGKLDAAFIGSVPVIAFQSQGQPLTIFGGAMTNGHGYVVKQKFVEGLSDDEIDISVLKGLRVATTKPSVQDLELQILLTNAGLTYSTEKGKADVTIVYFDSQKDAYNAILSAEIDAVSVYSPYASRAISEGYRVIYYCSQEEEFLNQPCCRQVAESSALTAKPDTFKAFERALIKAYKFSQESREKTIDDVAKYIQIDRSLIKTEVYGGYSQSIPDPDKTAMVALKSSVVEFGYTKDYDIEPLYNTNVYEAALRSLLKDSPGDKIYAELLERFENSNGTAQQRF, encoded by the coding sequence ATGAAAAAGAAAATTTTTGCCGCCATGCTCATGTTAGCGCTAGTCGTGGCGTTTACCACGTATGAATGGATCCGCGTCCCGGCCAGTGCGCCGGCCGCCAGTCTCGAACAAACCAAATTCAATCTCGGTCACCTAAACTCGACAGCTCACCTGTTGGCTTTCGTTGCAGCCGAGGAAGGGTTTTTCAACGAAGAAAGTCTCAACGTTATACTCACGCAGTTCGCGAGTGCCAGTGACCTCGCGGCCGGGTTGACCACCGGCAAGCTCGATGCCGCGTTCATCGGCTCAGTCCCGGTGATCGCATTCCAGAGCCAGGGACAGCCGCTCACCATTTTCGGAGGCGCGATGACAAATGGCCACGGCTATGTGGTGAAGCAAAAATTTGTCGAGGGACTCAGCGATGATGAAATCGACATCTCCGTGCTGAAAGGTCTGCGGGTGGCTACGACAAAGCCCAGCGTGCAAGACCTCGAACTGCAGATACTTCTCACGAACGCCGGCCTTACCTATTCAACCGAGAAAGGCAAAGCGGATGTCACAATAGTGTACTTTGACAGTCAGAAAGACGCGTACAACGCTATTTTGAGCGCGGAGATCGACGCCGTCAGCGTGTACAGCCCCTATGCGTCCCGCGCCATCAGCGAGGGGTATAGAGTGATCTACTACTGCTCTCAAGAGGAGGAATTTCTGAATCAACCCTGCTGCCGCCAGGTAGCCGAATCTTCCGCGCTTACCGCCAAACCTGATACCTTCAAAGCGTTTGAGCGCGCTCTGATCAAAGCGTACAAGTTCTCTCAGGAAAGCCGGGAGAAGACAATCGACGACGTTGCCAAGTACATTCAAATCGACCGAAGTCTAATAAAAACCGAAGTTTACGGTGGATACTCGCAGTCCATCCCTGACCCGGACAAAACCGCGATGGTCGCGCTGAAATCCAGCGTAGTCGAGTTTGGTTACACCAAAGACTACGATATCGAACCGTTATACAACACAAATGTCTACGAGGCGGCCCTTCGGTCCTTGCTCAAAGACAGTCCCGGCGACAAGATATACGCTGAGCTTTTGGAGCGCTTCGAGAACTCGAATGGCACGGCTCAGCAACGTTTTTGA